The Aspergillus luchuensis IFO 4308 DNA, chromosome 7, nearly complete sequence genome has a segment encoding these proteins:
- the DPM1 gene encoding dolichyl-phosphate beta-D-mannosyltransferase (BUSCO:EOG09264272;~CAZy:GT2_Glycos_transf;~COG:M;~EggNog:ENOG410PGFH;~InterPro:IPR001173,IPR029044,IPR039528;~PFAM:PF00535,PF13641;~go_function: GO:0004582 - dolichyl-phosphate beta-D-mannosyltransferase activity [Evidence IEA]) — protein MGAENKYSVILPTYNERRNLPIIVWLLERTFRENNLDWEIIIVDDGSPDGTLDIAKQLQKHYGANHILLHPRAGKLGLGTAYIHGLQFTTGNYVIIMDADFSHHPKFIPEMIRIQKLGDADIVTGTRYASRDGIKGGVYGWDLFRKFTSRTANLIADVMLMPGVSDLTGSFRLYKKSVLEKVIHSTQSKGYSFQMEMMVRAKAMGFRVAECPITFVDRLYGESKLGGSEIVEYLKGVVTLWLKV, from the exons ATGGGCGCCGAAAACAAATACTCGGTCATCCTGCCGACCTACAACGAGCGCAGGAACCTCCCTATCATCGTCTGGCTCCTGGAGCGGACCTTTCGCGAGAA CAACCTAGACTGGgaaatcatcatcgtcgacgaCGGCAGCCCCGACGGCACCCTGGACATCGCCAAACAACTCCAAAAGCACTACGGCGCGAACCACATCCTCCTACACCCCCGAGCAGGCAAACTCGGTCTGGGAACGGCCTACATCCACGGCCTCCAATTCACGACCGGCAACTacgtcatcatcatggacgCCGACTTCAGCCACCACCCGAAATTCATCCCGGAGATGATCCGCATCCAGAAGCTGGGGGACGCCGACATCGTAACGGGCACACGGTACGCAAGCCGCGATGGCATCAAGGGTGGTGTGTATGGCTGGGATTTGTTCCGCAAGTTTACTTCCCGTACGGCGAATCTGATTGCGGATGTGATGTTGATGCCCGGGGTGAGTGATTTGACGGGCAGTTTTCGGTTGTATAAGAAGAGtgtgttggagaaggtgattCATAGTACGCAGAGTAAGGGGTATAGTTTtcagatggagatgatggtgagggcGAAGGCCATGGGGTTCAGGGTTGCTGAGTGTCCGATTACGTTTGTGGATCGGTTGTATGGCGAGAGTAAGTTGGGGGGTAGTGAGATTGTGGAGTATTTGAAGGGAGTGGTGACGCTTTGGTTGAAGGTTTGA
- a CDS encoding uncharacterized protein (COG:S;~EggNog:ENOG410PZN1), with product MSVFLRNRLSLRATPSSISARQLAPLRSAYYPLGQRLYAHSSYGGEGDTEAQQPNNPRNQPTRDIEHPGPPAPDTGSAKSSSKEPSNKAHPTLADGDESPYVDKDGKTSADAPEDVRRHNEEIEKRADRPSERVG from the exons ATGAGCGTCTTCCTCCGTAACCGCCTTTCCCTACGagccacaccctcctccatctccgcccgCCAACTAGCACCTCTTCGCAGCGCCTACTACCCCCTGGGACAACGCCTCTACGCTCACAGCTCGTACGGGGGCGAAGGCGACACCGAAGCCCAGCAGCCCAATAATCCGCGGAACCAACCCACGCGAGACATTGAGCACCCAG gACCGCCTGCACCGGACACTGGATCCgcgaagagcagcagcaaggagCCATCGAACAAGGCCCATCCGACTTTAGCTGATGGGGATGAGTCGCCGTATGTCGATAAGGATGGGAAGACCTCGGCGGATGCGCCCGAGGATGTGAGACGGCATaatgaggagattgagaagaGGGCGGATCGGCCGTCGGAACGGGTTGGTTGA
- a CDS encoding uncharacterized protein (COG:S;~EggNog:ENOG410PQ9Z;~TransMembrane:1 (o360-386i)) — MSGRLSSDHNRSFSQSSRPPSQQVDSMHHRSMSGRSSNPNVFSDEYSLEPIDAEQATLTPRSPSISSSVSSNTLRGSVPQQQQPKAYNTIPPTDAELAEDPFGDEARVSFDETPHRSSLPPKGVDLANRNSVASTAPSITSRSQSASSRFSMPVRALSPYTGATGPSHPYAMYPQVGVSRSPSVATTSTLRPVDRPLEDTTAPQHPYAMYPQNVVAEDDGIDNSMVPLGFPGHNAQVYQRPPNRADDDLGDLIGPDGHTEQLPPYSRYPENAVPKVEGTFATVNDAGIMQDEILHNERAGPPMSEVSSNTLVMENTTSGGGNANGNGNGNRGLEEPPVTGVMAFEEKLKSKGKKKACCGLPVWTLVLVGVVMLIGGCIGGIIGGVLGARKAAEQDHGGQPSRPHIVTVTETPRMDATPVTATPTNLLTLPTGQYAIPASPKNQSKFCVADSDYRVSWGCLNSGKIPINVGGTDEQRNITFEDSYDSAYSSSLTYGAQQPVFSNPTQNLSMMMDSNDLSFGPALTFMTFYDKLVIVPQDSFPSSSSSKRDYVTEDEVVSSMLSRKQTAQAGDKPWFCWWNSTVMEFFLYINETTKEYQYSSTAVVTTTSTQIAQATQGSSNSYSKRDSSSSIADYPRRIKMEEKRDNPSAANPYCQQMQVLDDGQVGPISQETVQIKVVQPTPTTTVEAATGTSQTYTAKAEYESYCYCISLTD; from the coding sequence ATGTCTGGGCGTCTATCATCCGACCACAACCGTTCCTTCTCGCAGTCCTCGCGACCCCCGTCTCAACAAGTCGATTCAATGCATCATCGTTCCATGTCTGGTcgctcctccaaccccaatGTCTTCTCCGACGAATACTCCTTAGAACCTATTGATGCCGAACAAGCCACTCTCACCCCTCGAagcccctccatctcctccagtgTCTCCTCCAACACCCTTCGTGGTTCGGTaccccaacagcagcagcccaaGGCCTACAACACCATCCCTCCGACCGATGCCGAATTAGCTGAGGATCCTTTTGGCGATGAGGCTCGGGTTTCCTTCGATGAAACCCCCCACCGATCGAGTCTTCCTCCGAAGGGGGTGGATCTAGCGAATCGCAACTCCGTCGCGTCCACCGCTCCTTCCATCACCAGTCGCAGCCAAAGTGCCTCCTCGCGTTTCTCCATGCCCGTTCGGGCTTTGAGCCCCTACACGGGGGCAACCGGTCCCAGCCATCCGTATGCGATGTACCCGCAGGTCGGCGTTAGTCGCTCTCCCAGTGTGGCCACCACATCGACATTACGACCGGTGGACCGACCGTTAGAGGACACGACTGCCCCTCAGCATCCGTATGCAATGTACCCACAGAACGTAGTGGCAGAGGATGACGGAATTGACAACTCCATGGTACCTCTTGGCTTTCCTGGACACAACGCCCAAGTCTATCAGCGACCACCTAACCGGGCCGATGACGACCTTGGCGATTTAATTGGACCAGATGGTCATACTGAACAACTACCTCCTTACTCTCGTTATCCCGAAAATGCTGTTCCCAAAGTGGAGGGCACCTTTGCGACCGTCAATGATGCTGGCATCATGCAAGACGAAATCCTTCATAATGAGCGTGCTGGACCACCCATGTCGGAGGTTTCCTCAAATACACTAGTGATGGAAAATACAACCAGTGGAGGCGGTAACGCTAACGGTAACGGTAATGGAAACAGAGGCCTCGAAGAACCGCCGGTCACTGGGGTCATGGCATTTGAGGAGAAATTGAAGAGTAAAGGCAAGAAAAAGGCATGTTGTGGATTACCGGTCTGGACGCTGGTTTTGGTGGGAGTGGTTATGCTTATTGGAGGATGCATCGGTGGTATTATTGGCGGTGTGCTAGGAGCAAGAAAGGCAGCCGAGCAAGACCACGGGGGCCAGCCGAGTCGCCCACATATCGTGACGGTGACGGAGACGCCCAGGATGGACGCGACTCCCGTGACAGCCACGCCCACCAACCTGCTGACGCTTCCTACTGGCCAATACGCTATCCCCGCATCACCTAAGAACCAGTCGAAATTCTGCGTGGCTGATTCGGACTACCGGGTGTCGTGGGGTTGCCTCAATTCGGGCAAGATCCCTATCAATGTTGGAGGAACGGACGAGCAACGCAATATTACATTCGAAGACTCATACGACAGCGCTTATTCTTCGTCACTCACTTATGGTGCCCAGCAGCCCGTCTTCTCTAACCCCACTCAGAATTTGAGTATGATGATGGACTCCAATGATCTCAGCTTTGGCCCAGCTTTGACCTTCATGACGTTCTATGATAAACTGGTCATTGTGCCGCAGGATAGCTTCCCATCGAGCTCGTCCTCAAAACGAGACTATGTGACTGAAGATGAAGTCGTGTCGAGTATGCTGAGTCGCAAGCAAACGGCTCAGGCGGGCGACAAGCCGTGGTTCTGTTGGTGGAATAGCACGGTCATGGAGTTCTTTTTGTACATCAACGAGACGACCAAGGAGTATCAGTACAGCAGCACCGCAGTTGTGACGACGACAAGCACTCAGATAGCGCAGGCCACTCAAGGGAGCTCGAACTCCTACTCCAAgagagacagcagcagcagcatcgccGACTACCCTCGCCGGATtaagatggaggagaagcgagACAATCCTTCAGCCGCCAATCCATACTGCCAGCAGATGCAGGTCCTGGATGACGGCCAAGTCGGCCCAATTTCGCAAGAGACAGTACAAATCAAGGTGGTTCAACCCACGCCGACGACGACCGTGGAGGCCGCCACGGGGACATCGCAGACTTATACGGCCAAGGCCGAATATGAGAGCTATTGCTATTGCATATCCCTGACGGACTGA